A single window of Narcine bancroftii isolate sNarBan1 chromosome 1, sNarBan1.hap1, whole genome shotgun sequence DNA harbors:
- the LOC138747171 gene encoding zinc finger protein 229-like produces MNRFQCSDSGKNFKRSSELTRHQWLHTEERPFTCSTCSKGFTNITSLRRHQRGHTAERPFTCSECGKGFTNRSSLEIHQRVHTGERPFTCSECGKGFTQSSSLLLHQRVHTAERPFTCSTCSKGFTNITSLRRHQWIHTGERPFTCSECGKGFTNITSLRRHQLLHTGERPFTCSVCGKGFTNRYSLEIHQRVHTGERPYTCPECGKGFIQPSMLRRHQLLHTGVWPYTCPECGKGFTSTSNLWSHQRVHTGERPFTCSECGKGFTIRSSLEIHQRLHSGEKPFTCPECGKGFTDASNLWRHEWVHTGEKPFTCPECTKGFTNSYSLEIHQRVHTGERPFTCPECGKGFTQSSNLLIHQRVHTGERPFTCPECSKGFTNRYSLEIHQRVHTGEKPFICPECGKGFANTSNLRKHQLVHTGEKPFTCSECGKGFNQTSDLLTHQRVHIRSGCVRDYGK; encoded by the coding sequence ATGAACCGGTTTCAGTGCTCTGACTCCGGGAAGAACTTTAAACGGTCGAGTGAGTTAACGAGACACCAATGGCTCCACACCgaggagaggcccttcacctgctccaCCTGCAGCAAGGGCTTTACCAACATCACCAGCCTACGGAGGCACCAGCGGGGCCACACTGCGGAGAGGCCGTTCACCTGctctgagtgcggcaagggcttcaccaacAGGTCCAGCCTTGAGATACACCAGCGGGTCCATaccggggagaggccattcacctgctcagagtgcggcaagggcttcacccagtcctccagCCTGCTAttacaccagcgggtccacactgcgGAGAGACCCTTCACTTGCTCCACCTGCAGCAAGGGCTTTACCAACATCACCAGCCTACGGAGGCACCAGTggatccacactggggagaggccgttcacctgctctgagtgcggcaagggctttaCCAACATCACCAGCCTACGGAGGCATCAGTtgctccacactggggagaggccgttcacctgctctgtgtgcggcaagggcttcaccaacAGGTACAGCCTTGAGATACACCAGCGAGTGCACACTGGGGAAAGACCCTACACCTGTCCTGAGTGCGGCAAGGGTTTCATCCAGCCTTCTATGCTGCGGAGGCATCAGTTGCTCCACACTGGAGTGTGGCCGTacacctgccccgagtgcggcaagggcttcaccagCACCTCCAACCTATGgagccaccagcgggtccacactggggagaggccattcacttgctctgagtgtggcaagggcttcaccatCAGGTCCAGCCTTGAAATACACCAGCGGCTCCACTCTGGGGAGAAGCCCTTTACCTGCcccgagtgtggcaagggcttcaccgaCGCCTCCAACCTGTGGAGGCATGAGTGGGTCCACACGGGGGAGaaacccttcacctgccctgagtgcacCAAGGGCTTCACCAACAGTTACAGCCTTGAGATACACCAGCGGGTCCAtactggggagaggccattcacctgcccagagtgcggcaagggcttcacccagtcctccaacttgctgatccaccagcgggtccacaccggggagagacccttcacaTGCCCTGAGTGCAGCAAGGGCTTCACCAACAGGTACAGCCTTGAGatacaccagcgggtccacacaggGGAGAAGCCCTTCATCTGCCcggagtgcggcaagggctttgCCAACACCTCCAACCTGCGGAAGCACCAGTTGGTCCACACCGGAGAGAAGCCATTCACCTGCTCTGAGTGTGGCAAAGGCTTCAACCAGACCTCTGACCTGCTGacacaccagcgggtccacatcAGGTCTGgttgcgtgagggattatgggaaataa